A region from the Gammaproteobacteria bacterium genome encodes:
- the tadA gene encoding Flp pilus assembly complex ATPase component TadA, which translates to MAKPKLRMRLGDLLVHEHIISEAQLMDALSNQKSTGKKLGGALIDLGHLSEVQLLTFLAQQLKVEFIDINDLRIDPQVVQQLPEVHARRHRALVIADDGIVVTLALSDPADLNALDAIELLLSPKQIKMVAVTEGQLLESFDRLYRRTQDIASFAEKLSEEHGADDEFELVSLSDSDEDATVVKLLQSIFEDAVQVKASDIHIEPEQRLVRIRQRVDGILQESVLNEANIASALVLRLKLMASLDISEKRLPQDGRFNIKIKGHSIDIRLSTMPVQFGESVVMRLLDQSAGLLGMAQTGMPEHMMAKLRYQMSRPHGMILVTGPTGSGKTTTLYGVLNELNEPGKKIITVEDPVEYRLPRVNQVQVNTKIGLDFSSVLRTTLRQDPDILMIGEMRDHETVEIGLRGALTGHLVLSTLHTNDAVSSALRLTDMGAAGYLVASSLRAIIAQRLVRKICEHCKEPHQLTNNEAGWIEHLSETDLTQQSFSKGRGCQRCNLTGCTGRVGVFEFLELDVAMAQALRQDDPDAFTIAAAASKDFVPLASSALDLAMAGIIPISEVLRLAEQSNNHSPVSQNKV; encoded by the coding sequence ATGGCTAAACCCAAGTTAAGGATGCGACTAGGCGATTTATTAGTCCATGAACACATTATCAGTGAAGCGCAACTGATGGATGCACTGTCGAACCAAAAAAGCACCGGCAAGAAACTCGGTGGGGCGTTAATTGATTTAGGGCATTTATCCGAAGTTCAGTTGCTGACCTTTTTGGCGCAACAGCTTAAAGTTGAATTTATCGACATTAACGACTTGCGAATTGACCCGCAAGTGGTGCAGCAGTTACCCGAAGTGCATGCGCGGCGCCATCGTGCTTTAGTGATTGCCGACGATGGCATTGTGGTGACGTTGGCGCTAAGTGATCCCGCCGATCTCAATGCGCTTGATGCAATAGAGCTGTTATTGTCACCCAAGCAAATCAAAATGGTGGCAGTGACGGAAGGTCAATTGCTAGAATCGTTCGATCGATTATATCGACGCACGCAAGACATCGCGTCATTTGCTGAAAAACTGAGTGAAGAACACGGTGCCGATGACGAGTTTGAGCTTGTTAGCCTGTCTGATTCCGATGAAGATGCGACCGTGGTTAAATTACTGCAGTCAATTTTTGAAGATGCCGTTCAAGTTAAAGCGTCAGACATTCATATCGAGCCTGAACAGCGCTTAGTACGGATCCGCCAGCGTGTTGATGGCATATTGCAAGAAAGTGTCTTAAACGAGGCTAATATCGCCAGTGCTTTAGTCTTGCGCCTGAAGCTAATGGCCAGTTTAGATATTTCAGAAAAACGTTTGCCACAAGACGGCCGCTTCAATATCAAAATTAAAGGCCATAGCATCGACATTCGACTGTCGACGATGCCGGTTCAATTTGGTGAGTCGGTGGTGATGCGTTTGCTTGACCAGTCGGCTGGTTTGTTGGGCATGGCTCAAACGGGCATGCCAGAACACATGATGGCTAAATTGCGCTATCAAATGAGTCGTCCACACGGAATGATTTTAGTGACAGGACCAACAGGTAGTGGCAAAACCACCACCCTTTATGGCGTATTAAACGAATTAAATGAGCCGGGCAAGAAGATAATCACGGTAGAAGATCCGGTCGAATATCGTTTACCACGGGTGAATCAGGTTCAGGTTAACACTAAAATTGGCTTAGATTTTTCCAGCGTATTACGTACCACCTTACGTCAAGATCCTGATATTTTAATGATTGGTGAAATGCGAGACCATGAAACCGTTGAAATTGGTTTACGTGGTGCCTTAACTGGTCACTTGGTTTTATCAACGCTGCACACCAACGACGCGGTCTCAAGTGCGTTACGACTAACCGATATGGGTGCTGCAGGCTATTTGGTCGCCAGTTCATTGCGCGCCATTATCGCTCAGCGTTTGGTTCGTAAAATTTGTGAGCACTGCAAAGAACCTCATCAGTTAACGAATAATGAAGCAGGTTGGATCGAGCACCTTAGTGAAACCGATCTAACTCAGCAATCGTTCTCTAAAGGTCGTGGTTGCCAGCGTTGTAATTTAACGGGTTGTACTGGTCGAGTCGGTGTTTTTGAGTTTTTAGAACTCGATGTCGCCATGGCACAGGCCTTACGTCAGGATGATCCCGATGCCTTTACCATTGCAGCGGCCGCGAGTAAGGACTTTGTGCCCTTAGCCAGTTCGGCATTAGATTTAGCGATGGCCGGTATCATTCCGATCAGTGAAGTGCTGCGGTTAGCCGAGCAATCAAATAACCATAGCCCTGTTAGCCAAAACAAGGTGTAA
- a CDS encoding AAA family ATPase: MYLYHFGLRELPFTLTPNTDFFLNLKPHVEALQVLMTALKQGEGFIKVTGEVGTGKTLICRKLLNELPQGFCVAYIPNPFLNPSELRWAVATELGLKYSQNIDQQQLIQMLQQHLLNLSAQGKAVVVILDEAQALPDESLEALRLFTNLETERRKLLQVVLFGQPELDQRLATTKFRQLRQRISFSYKLRSMTAAEVAHYIDYRIKVAGHQGKPVFLPNEAKKIAIASRGVPRLVNILCHKALLLCFGGGQFQVSAKNVKGSIVDTIDAKQSPRLLWLVLGSIFVSSLMAITIYLSGANQ, from the coding sequence ATGTACTTATACCATTTTGGATTACGGGAATTACCTTTTACCTTAACACCCAATACTGACTTTTTTCTTAACTTGAAACCTCATGTCGAGGCGTTGCAAGTGTTAATGACGGCCCTTAAGCAAGGGGAGGGTTTTATCAAGGTGACCGGTGAAGTCGGCACTGGAAAAACCCTTATTTGCCGCAAGTTATTAAATGAATTACCGCAAGGTTTTTGTGTTGCCTATATCCCCAACCCCTTTTTAAATCCCAGTGAGTTACGCTGGGCTGTAGCAACAGAATTAGGATTAAAATATTCACAAAACATTGATCAACAGCAATTAATCCAAATGTTGCAGCAGCACTTGCTTAATTTGTCTGCTCAAGGCAAGGCGGTCGTGGTGATTTTAGATGAGGCGCAAGCATTGCCCGATGAAAGCCTTGAAGCGTTGCGACTTTTTACTAACTTAGAGACAGAGCGGCGTAAATTGCTGCAAGTAGTGTTGTTTGGCCAGCCTGAATTAGATCAACGACTAGCAACAACTAAATTTCGCCAATTGCGTCAGCGCATCTCCTTTTCTTATAAGCTGCGCAGCATGACAGCTGCAGAGGTGGCTCATTACATCGACTATCGGATCAAAGTCGCGGGCCATCAAGGCAAGCCGGTATTTTTGCCTAACGAAGCGAAGAAAATAGCGATAGCAAGCCGCGGCGTACCGCGTTTGGTTAATATTTTGTGCCATAAGGCTTTGTTATTATGTTTTGGTGGTGGCCAGTTTCAGGTCTCAGCTAAAAATGTTAAGGGCTCAATTGTTGACACGATTGACGCGAAACAGTCACCACGCCTACTGTGGCTAGTGTTGGGCTCAATTTTCGTGAGCAGTTTAATGGCTATTACTATTTATTTAAGCGGAGCTAACCAATGA
- the mshL gene encoding pilus (MSHA type) biogenesis protein MshL — MSCQMTPIEQERKKIQESFAQEKQQSTISPVVPFSVPPSVAQALKPKPMSFGEISSQPSQKRFDIAANAVNIKQLFANLVAKTPYSVVFHPQLSGDVSLQLKQVTLDEVIDSISQLYDYQIIKKGRIIQVLPAAITSETFNVNYLLLKRNGVSQTSISSGGLTDSDSDSDSSGSGSNGTFIESRTDTDFWAELQTTLRGLLPGEGRAVIVSPHAGVVTVRGFPNEIRTVKEFLQRAETNIQRQVILEARIIEVTLSEGYQQGIEWQEILTETGHNNVTNFDFGTTSASISDVISSTLGGVASLTFSNINFKGVVSLLKTQGDVNVLSSPRITALNNQKAVIKVGQDEYFVTDISSTTTTTNDNTTSTPDIELTPFFSGVALDVTPQIDQNGQVLLHVHPSVTNVIEQQKKIELQSGSYQLPLAYSSIRETDTIIRARSGDVVVIGGLMSSRTTEKESKVPLLGSIPVLGELFTNRSEKIDKTELIILIRPTVVGVNTWRQQLDQSKQLVDSWYPASAN; from the coding sequence ATGAGTTGTCAAATGACTCCAATAGAACAAGAGCGGAAAAAAATTCAAGAGTCTTTTGCGCAAGAAAAACAACAGAGTACTATTTCGCCCGTTGTACCTTTTAGTGTGCCGCCAAGCGTCGCGCAAGCGCTAAAGCCTAAGCCGATGAGCTTTGGTGAAATTAGCAGCCAGCCTAGCCAAAAGCGTTTCGATATTGCAGCCAACGCCGTTAACATCAAACAACTCTTTGCCAATTTAGTCGCTAAAACTCCTTATAGCGTGGTATTTCACCCGCAGTTAAGCGGTGATGTTTCATTACAACTAAAGCAAGTTACGCTCGATGAAGTGATTGATTCTATCTCGCAGTTATACGATTACCAGATCATAAAAAAAGGTCGAATAATTCAGGTCTTGCCTGCGGCGATTACCTCTGAAACTTTTAATGTTAATTACTTATTGCTCAAACGTAATGGCGTTTCGCAAACCAGTATTAGCTCTGGCGGATTAACCGATAGCGACTCAGACAGTGATAGCTCTGGTTCGGGCAGCAATGGCACCTTTATCGAGTCGCGGACCGATACAGACTTTTGGGCCGAACTGCAAACGACATTACGCGGTTTACTGCCGGGTGAAGGTCGCGCGGTAATTGTTAGTCCGCATGCCGGTGTTGTTACTGTACGTGGTTTCCCCAATGAAATTCGCACAGTGAAGGAGTTTTTGCAACGCGCAGAAACCAATATTCAACGCCAAGTGATTCTCGAGGCGCGGATCATAGAAGTAACGCTTAGCGAAGGTTATCAGCAAGGTATCGAGTGGCAGGAAATTCTTACCGAAACTGGCCACAATAATGTCACCAATTTTGATTTTGGCACCACATCAGCAAGTATTTCTGATGTGATCAGTTCAACCCTTGGCGGGGTGGCCTCGTTAACATTTTCTAATATCAATTTTAAAGGGGTCGTGTCGCTGCTAAAAACACAAGGTGACGTTAATGTATTATCTAGCCCACGAATTACGGCCTTGAACAATCAAAAAGCGGTAATTAAGGTCGGCCAAGATGAATATTTCGTCACTGACATTTCGTCAACCACCACGACCACGAATGATAATACGACTAGTACTCCGGACATTGAGTTGACACCTTTCTTCTCTGGGGTTGCTTTAGATGTTACGCCACAAATTGATCAAAATGGCCAAGTGCTGTTACATGTTCACCCGTCGGTAACGAATGTGATTGAGCAGCAAAAGAAGATTGAGCTGCAATCGGGCAGTTATCAGTTGCCCTTGGCTTACAGTTCGATTCGAGAAACAGATACTATTATTCGTGCGCGCAGTGGTGACGTGGTAGTGATTGGTGGCTTAATGAGTTCACGCACCACCGAAAAGGAATCAAAGGTGCCGCTGTTAGGCTCTATTCCAGTTCTAGGTGAGCTTTTTACCAACCGTTCAGAGAAAATAGATAAAACTGAACTGATTATTTTAATTCGCCCTACTGTGGTGGGTGTGAATACTTGGCGCCAGCAATTGGATCAATCTAAGCAACTGGTTGACAGCTGGTATCCAGCTAGCGCCAATTAA
- a CDS encoding type II secretion system protein M, with amino-acid sequence MTSEQALKRYVELTIREKALILITGLVLLGLIANHFILEPLYISWRQATDSGKSTEQTIVETEQQISEVDLILSSEMNKSLKQEIKQLTLSKLAIEQQLLDRNLALVSKQDMIISLKSLLNESNGLKVMSFRSVAPEAILTETAEVGTGVKAAPTPLLYKHAIIVDIEGKYFSILKFLQQVEDTSDKILWSAISYSVLEHPKAAAKIVVYTLSTDKEFIGVSG; translated from the coding sequence ATGACTAGTGAGCAGGCACTCAAACGTTATGTGGAACTAACAATACGAGAAAAGGCGTTAATCTTAATCACTGGTTTGGTGTTATTGGGTCTTATTGCTAATCATTTCATCCTTGAGCCGCTCTACATTAGTTGGCGTCAGGCGACGGACTCAGGTAAATCGACCGAGCAAACGATAGTTGAAACCGAGCAGCAAATTTCAGAAGTCGACCTGATTTTAAGCTCTGAAATGAATAAGTCGTTAAAACAAGAAATTAAACAGTTAACGTTGAGTAAATTAGCGATAGAACAGCAACTGCTCGATCGAAATTTAGCGCTAGTATCTAAACAAGACATGATCATATCGCTTAAATCATTACTCAACGAAAGCAATGGCTTAAAAGTTATGTCGTTTCGTTCGGTAGCGCCAGAGGCAATATTAACTGAAACGGCAGAAGTCGGAACTGGGGTTAAAGCTGCGCCTACCCCTTTACTCTATAAACATGCAATCATTGTTGATATTGAAGGAAAATATTTTTCAATTTTAAAGTTTTTACAACAAGTTGAAGATACCAGCGACAAAATTTTATGGAGCGCTATCAGTTATTCAGTATTAGAACATCCTAAAGCCGCGGCTAAAATAGTCGTTTATACCTTAAGCACAGATAAGGAGTTTATTGGTGTTAGTGGTTAA
- a CDS encoding 1-aminocyclopropane-1-carboxylate deaminase/D-cysteine desulfhydrase encodes MLLYEPINSPLQPITSALLKRHNITLDIKRDDLIHPLISGNKWRKLKYNLINAQQQGISKLLSFGGAYSNHIHALAAAGHAFNFETIGLIRGEADSENPTIIDAKQNGMTINYLSRLEYRKRHDPSYLLQLQQQFPDALLIPEGGTNVAALKGVGEILTELADHNPDFIITPCGSGGTTAGLIAASPPHTKVISIPVLKKASYLIEEINNLVTDVGIKNNNWSFIEGYHGGGYAKIPPELVEFIKQFTQQTAIEIEPIYSGKMFFALDDLIKQGYFPAGSRIVALHTGGLQGLRGLKQRGLLT; translated from the coding sequence ATTTTGTTATATGAACCAATAAATTCACCGCTACAACCAATAACCAGTGCCTTGCTAAAACGGCATAATATCACCTTAGATATTAAACGTGATGACCTGATTCATCCGCTGATATCAGGCAATAAATGGCGTAAGTTAAAATATAATTTGATTAATGCTCAGCAACAAGGCATTAGCAAATTGCTTTCTTTTGGTGGCGCTTATTCGAATCACATTCACGCATTAGCTGCCGCTGGCCATGCCTTCAACTTTGAGACCATTGGCCTCATTAGAGGCGAGGCTGACAGTGAGAATCCGACAATAATTGATGCTAAACAAAACGGTATGACGATCAATTATCTTTCTCGTCTTGAATATCGCAAGCGGCACGATCCAAGTTACTTGCTGCAGCTGCAACAACAGTTTCCTGATGCGCTGCTTATACCCGAAGGCGGAACCAACGTGGCAGCACTAAAAGGAGTTGGTGAAATATTAACTGAATTGGCGGATCACAATCCAGATTTTATAATCACGCCTTGCGGTAGCGGCGGCACCACTGCCGGGCTCATTGCGGCAAGCCCGCCTCACACTAAAGTGATTAGCATTCCAGTCTTAAAAAAGGCTAGCTATTTAATCGAAGAAATCAATAATCTCGTGACAGATGTCGGCATTAAAAATAACAACTGGAGTTTTATCGAAGGTTATCATGGTGGCGGTTATGCCAAGATCCCCCCTGAGTTGGTCGAATTCATTAAGCAATTTACCCAGCAAACCGCGATTGAAATTGAACCGATATACAGTGGCAAGATGTTTTTCGCCTTAGACGACTTAATCAAGCAAGGTTATTTCCCAGCAGGCAGTAGAATAGTGGCCCTACATACAGGTGGCCTGCAGGGGCTGCGGGGCTTGAAACAACGCGGATTACTAACTTAA